The following are from one region of the Salvia splendens isolate huo1 chromosome 2, SspV2, whole genome shotgun sequence genome:
- the LOC121774949 gene encoding uncharacterized protein LOC121774949 — MDAISKQLEFITDKLGYMGTSQVGTEMQQGVEDVNYVHQGGNNRNFNNYRPNQGGGNYNHYGNKVHPNLSYGNPNNALQPPPGFQVSNGQIVEPKKDELKDVLMAFMKQTGECMKDSNKRLVQVEANVNDLNNHMKSIDNQISQISQAVGIQHQPGQFPSQTVVNPKDFKDCKTINLRSGKSYEGPTMPTEKEGISKEERVVEEVVEEEEAVEEVPPPKASTVIPAPPAEIKIPFPQRVQKKKLDDHFSRFLDIFRKVHINIPLVEALQQMPSYAKFLKEVISKKRRWVEHETVNLTESCSAIIQKKLPAKMKDPGSFTISCIVGDSQVGKALCDLGASINLMPFSFFQKLKIGTLRPTTITLQMADRSVSYPRGIVEDILVKVNNFIFPVDFVVLDMEEDRHVPLILGRPFLVIGGKR, encoded by the coding sequence ATGGATGCAATATCCAAGCAGCTGGAATTCATAACTGACAAGCTTGGGTATATGGGAACGAGTCAGGTTGGGACTGAGATGCAACAAGGAGTAGAAGATGTGAACTATGTTCATCAAGGTGGCAACAACAGAAATTTCAACAATTACCGCCCCAACCAAGGAGGAGGTAATTACAACCACTATGGGAACAAGGTGCATCCCAACTTGTCCTACGGGAACCCGAATAATGCCCTGCAACCACCACCCGGATTCCAGGTATCAAATGGCCAAATCGTAGAACCGAAGAAGGATGAGCTGAAAGATGTGCTAATGGCCTTTATGAAGCAAACGGGAGAGTGCATGAAGGACTCCAACAAACGGCTAGTGCAGGTTGAAGCTAATGTGAATGACCTGAATAATCACATGAAGAGCATCGATAACCAGATAAGCCAGATTTCACAGGCCGTGGGTATTCAGCATCAACCGGGCCAATTTCCATCACAAACGGTTGTAAATCCTAAAGACTTTAAGGATTGCAAAACCATCAATCTTAGgagtggaaagagctatgagGGCCCAACCATGCCTACAGAGAAGGAGGGGATCTCTAAAGAAGAGAGAGTTGTAGAAGAAGtggtggaagaagaagaagcagtgGAAGAGGTGCCGCCTCCTAAGGCGAGTACCGTGATACCTGCACCCCCTGCTGAGATCAAGATCCCTTTTCCACAGCGCgtgcagaagaagaaactagATGATCACTTCTCTAGGTTTCTTGACATATTCAGAAAGGTGCACATCAACATTCCGTTGGTAGAGGCGTTACAGCAAATGCCTAGCTATGCAAAATTTTTGAAGGAAGTGATCTCCAAGAAGCGGAGGTGGGTGGAGCACGAGACCGTCAACCTGACAGAGAGCTGCAGTGCTATTATCCAGAAGAAATTGCCCGCTAAGATGAAAGACCCTGGAAGCTTCACTATATCATGCATCGTGGGGGATAGCCAAGTGGGCAAGGCTCTATGTGATTTGGGAGCGAGCATTAACCTTATGCCTTTCTCATTCTTTCAGAAGTTGAAGATTGGGACACTGAGGCCCACTACCATCACACTCCAGATGGCCGACCGATCTGTGTCGTATCCTAGGGGGATTGTTGAAGATATACTCGTCAAAGTCAATAATTTCATATTCCCCGTGGATTTTGTGGTGCttgatatggaggaagaccggCATGTCCCTCTCATCCTGGGAAGACCTTTCCTCGTGAtaggagggaaaagatga
- the LOC121774932 gene encoding protein FAR1-RELATED SEQUENCE 4-like, with protein sequence MGSAPKLIITDQDLGMKVVVERVLVDTRQRWWMWHIMFKVVEKLPKNLLGNEDLKKKLNNCVWSELIEPEEFDEEWNKVMEKYGLKDNEWFSSMFASRKFWVPAFFRDFPMSSLIKTTSISESQNIFFKRYSKSRSNLVEFLMNYNNALDGQRSNNNRLEYLDFNTIPTLKTNSALEKHASTIYSDSGFKLIQSEIEEAVENVTMVIVSIFGENEIYAVNDKFSKNWTVSYSTSFDSYACSCKMFGRIGLAVHCGFDDDIETFIVVDETKQEYRDMHGDFYGIARLFEGDGDKI encoded by the exons ATGGGTTCTGCACCAAAATTGATCATTACTGATCAGGATTTGGGAATGAAGGTTGTTGTGGAAAGAGTCCTTGTTGATACAAGACAACGATGGTGGATGTGGCACATCATGTTTAAGGTTGTGGAAAAGTTACCAAAGAATCTACTTGGCAATGAAGACTTGAAAAAGAAGTTAAACAATTGTGTGTGGTCTGAGTTGATAGAGCCTGAAGAATTTGATGAAGAATGGAATAAAGTAATGGAAAAATATGGGCTTAAGGACAATGAGTGGTTTTCCTCGATGTTTGCCTCACGAAAATTTTGG GTGCCTGCATTCTTTAGGGATTTTCCAATGAGTTCACTAATAAAGACCACATCAATATCTGAATCTCAGAACATATTCTTCAAGAGGTACTCCAAGTCTCGTTCTAATCTTGTTGAATTTCTTATGAATTACAACAATGCATTGGATGGCCAAAGGAGCAACAACAATAGGCTAGAATACTTGGATTTTAACACAATTCCAACTTTGAAAACAAATTCAGCCCTCGAGAAGCATGCTTCGACAATATATAGTGATAGTGGTTTCAAACTAATTCAAAGCGAGATTGAGGAAGCAGTTGAGAATGTCACTATGGTGATAGTGTCGATCTTTGGTGAGAATGAGATTTACGCAGTCAACGACAAGTTCTCGAAGAACTGGACTGTGTCATACTCcacatcttttgattcatatgcTTGTAGTTGTAAGATGTTTGGGAGGATTGGGCTT GCTGTGCATTGTGGGTTTGATGATGATATTGAAACATTTATTGTTGTGGATGAGACGAAGCAGGAGTATAGGGATATGCATGGAGATTTTTATGGTATTGCACGGCTTTTTGAAGGAGATGGTGATAAAATTTGA